Proteins from a genomic interval of Candidatus Kapaibacterium sp.:
- a CDS encoding S49 family peptidase, with the protein MNYSGGLSWEFALGIRANGRYFSDEVYSLGVDVSFGRYGMGYNQVSNSSDGFAQSAIGLRMFGNDRTFTDDVLSEDMFVALDLSGTIKYQRNRWFDDSMTLIDLIYLIDESIKDKYIKGMVVNLTNFSANKSMIWEIRNKLLEFKNSGKTIVAYIDRASIDLYHLASVADKIIIDEMGYVSIKGYASGRSYYKRMFDNLGVGFEELRFFKYKSAFEDYTRTEMSEGEREQRQALVDSWYETTRLEICNSRRISQSDFDRIVDSKIGYFPSDAIAEKLADEMGRWMDMQKKTSRDYRIAGVVPIGYRQYLEEPIDDQWGAPKKKIAIYYLTGVCDMDEGIKAREAAETIKWILEKSSYSALILRVDSPGGDALASDYISKLLSERKDKVKIVNVKNVRFDHSIWASFFAFEKDVKPVIVTQGMVAASGGYWLSMNADEIVASPFTVTGSIGVIGAWVYDKGLQDTLGIGYDMIKRGKYSDMGQSYTLPIIPIGLPIRNLTTDELDQRTIEIMALYDKFITLVAEGREMPKDNVEVVAQGRIWTGADAKKNGLVDKIGGLDDAIQLAKEKAGIKKGERYTIDEFPTPKMFDLIPFISNMVGINVEKTKQEISTLDFLLQNNGKPMPMLSIDYWDIVK; encoded by the coding sequence TTGAACTACAGCGGTGGCTTGTCATGGGAATTTGCACTGGGAATCAGAGCCAATGGGCGATATTTCAGCGATGAAGTTTATTCATTGGGTGTAGATGTCAGTTTTGGCAGATATGGCATGGGTTATAATCAGGTTTCAAATTCGTCGGACGGGTTCGCACAATCTGCGATTGGATTAAGAATGTTTGGAAATGATAGGACATTTACAGATGATGTTTTGTCGGAAGATATGTTTGTAGCATTGGATTTGTCAGGTACGATTAAATATCAACGAAATCGTTGGTTTGATGATTCGATGACATTAATTGATTTGATATACCTTATTGATGAATCAATAAAAGATAAGTATATCAAAGGCATGGTGGTCAATTTGACTAATTTTTCAGCAAATAAATCCATGATTTGGGAAATTAGAAACAAATTACTCGAATTTAAAAATTCGGGCAAAACAATTGTAGCATATATTGACAGAGCCTCGATTGATTTGTATCACTTGGCATCAGTAGCGGATAAAATCATCATTGATGAAATGGGATACGTCAGTATTAAGGGATATGCTTCTGGCAGGAGCTATTATAAGCGTATGTTTGATAATTTGGGAGTAGGATTTGAAGAATTGAGATTTTTCAAATACAAATCGGCTTTCGAAGACTACACACGGACTGAAATGTCCGAAGGTGAACGTGAACAACGCCAAGCTTTAGTAGATTCGTGGTACGAAACTACACGTTTAGAAATCTGTAATTCCCGAAGAATTAGCCAGAGCGATTTTGACAGGATTGTTGACTCGAAAATCGGATATTTCCCGAGTGATGCAATTGCAGAAAAATTGGCAGACGAAATGGGGCGTTGGATGGATATGCAAAAGAAAACATCAAGAGATTATCGAATTGCCGGAGTAGTTCCAATCGGATACAGACAATATCTCGAAGAACCTATAGACGACCAATGGGGTGCACCCAAGAAAAAAATCGCGATTTATTATCTGACCGGTGTTTGCGATATGGACGAAGGAATCAAAGCACGAGAAGCAGCCGAAACAATCAAATGGATATTAGAGAAATCCTCATATTCGGCATTGATTTTAAGAGTGGATTCTCCGGGCGGTGATGCTTTGGCTTCAGATTATATTTCAAAATTACTCAGTGAAAGAAAAGACAAAGTTAAAATTGTCAATGTAAAAAATGTAAGATTTGACCACTCTATATGGGCATCATTTTTTGCATTTGAAAAAGATGTAAAGCCTGTAATAGTTACACAAGGGATGGTAGCAGCTTCCGGTGGTTATTGGCTTTCGATGAATGCAGATGAAATTGTGGCTTCGCCATTTACTGTTACCGGTTCGATTGGCGTAATTGGAGCATGGGTTTACGACAAAGGCTTGCAAGATACACTCGGCATAGGTTACGATATGATAAAAAGAGGTAAATATTCCGATATGGGACAATCATATACCTTGCCGATTATCCCAATTGGATTGCCGATACGGAATTTAACTACTGATGAATTAGACCAACGTACAATAGAAATCATGGCATTGTATGACAAGTTTATCACTCTTGTGGCTGAAGGAAGGGAGATGCCAAAAGATAATGTCGAAGTAGTCGCTCAAGGGAGAATTTGGACAGGAGCTGATGCTAAGAAAAATGGTTTGGTGGACAAAATCGGCGGTTTGGACGATGCAATTCAATTAGCTAAGGAAAAAGCCGGAATAAAAAAAGGCGAAAGATACACAATTGATGAATTCCCGACTCCTAAAATGTTCGACCTAATCCCCTTTATTTCAAACATGGTTGGAATCAACGTTGAAAAAACAAAGCAAGAAATCTCTACATTAGATTTCTTGCTTCAAAACAACGGCAAACCAATGCCAATGCTTTCTATAGATTATTGGGATATAGTCAAATAA
- a CDS encoding DUF4835 family protein, producing the protein MNYLKILVVFVLATFAIKAQEIDATVSVNMEVIPEEYRTNIMSLQGDVETYLNNQRFTSIEWEGPKIPIEVNIAVTGGMQNKYAAQLFIASKRYIYGQEGGMSVALKLIDRTWVFEYNRGAMLSYNPSRYNEFTSLLDFYMLLIIGFDLDTYETLSGSRVYEAARMIVTMGAAFGADGWQTTATPGEFTRYTLISELTDMKFEPLRKLVFSYYYDGLDVMAEDREQGLSNLAFVIQEMADFKDKKLSSPSVLIQAFFDAKAPELADMFKGYKKHPGVFRDLMYLDPSNSQIYDEAQQGR; encoded by the coding sequence ATGAATTATTTGAAAATACTTGTTGTTTTTGTGCTAGCCACCTTTGCCATCAAAGCTCAAGAAATTGATGCTACTGTTTCGGTAAATATGGAGGTCATTCCTGAAGAATATCGGACAAATATAATGTCATTGCAAGGCGATGTCGAAACATATCTTAACAACCAAAGATTTACGAGCATTGAATGGGAGGGACCGAAAATCCCGATTGAAGTGAATATTGCAGTAACCGGCGGTATGCAAAACAAATATGCAGCACAGTTGTTCATCGCATCTAAACGCTATATTTACGGGCAAGAAGGCGGTATGTCGGTCGCTTTGAAATTGATTGACCGAACTTGGGTTTTTGAATATAATCGTGGAGCTATGCTTTCCTACAATCCTTCGCGATATAATGAATTTACTTCTTTGCTCGATTTTTACATGCTTTTAATCATCGGATTTGACCTTGATACATACGAAACACTCAGCGGAAGCCGTGTGTATGAAGCAGCACGTATGATTGTTACGATGGGTGCAGCTTTTGGTGCCGATGGTTGGCAAACTACTGCAACTCCGGGCGAATTTACTCGCTATACGCTGATTTCGGAATTGACCGATATGAAATTCGAGCCATTGCGTAAATTAGTCTTCAGCTATTACTATGACGGATTAGACGTTATGGCAGAAGACCGAGAACAAGGACTTTCGAATTTAGCGTTTGTAATCCAAGAGATGGCAGATTTCAAAGACAAAAAACTCTCAAGTCCTTCTGTGTTGATTCAAGCTTTTTTCGATGCGAAGGCGCCGGAATTAGCTGATATGTTCAAAGGCTACAAAAAACACCCGGGCGTTTTCCGTGATTTGATGTATTTGGACCCTTCAAATTCGCAAATTTACGACGAAGCTCAACAGGGTAGATAA
- a CDS encoding gamma-glutamyl-gamma-aminobutyrate hydrolase family protein (Members of this family of hydrolases with an active site Cys residue belong to MEROPS family C26.) has product MRKFLFFALLIVICVACAPKEKPLIIALSKGAGSENYEKYEKWLKSYNPNIECIDLFFIDRDEALKVLEMADGVVLTGGPDVHPFHYGKDFDTSRCEIDLVRDTLEFEIIRIARSKGIPMLAVCRGAQIINVAFGGSLIVDIPEDTDSEVIHQVEEGDAMHEIFIEDSYLSKISGVRKANVNSNHHQAVDALASGLKATARTADGLVEAFEYSDQKSNFMIAVQWHPERMDSSDTLSASIAKEFLHHSEKFRQAKSLTK; this is encoded by the coding sequence ATGAGAAAATTTTTGTTTTTCGCTTTGCTCATAGTCATTTGTGTGGCATGTGCACCGAAAGAAAAGCCACTAATCATAGCACTTTCCAAGGGTGCAGGCTCGGAAAATTACGAGAAATATGAAAAATGGCTCAAAAGCTACAATCCAAATATCGAGTGTATCGATTTATTTTTTATCGATAGAGACGAAGCCCTGAAAGTTCTTGAAATGGCTGATGGCGTTGTCCTGACCGGTGGTCCCGATGTTCACCCATTCCATTATGGCAAAGATTTCGATACTTCACGCTGTGAAATTGACTTAGTTCGCGACACTCTCGAATTTGAAATTATTCGTATTGCTCGAAGCAAAGGCATCCCAATGCTCGCTGTATGCCGAGGAGCCCAAATAATTAATGTAGCCTTTGGTGGAAGCTTGATTGTAGATATACCCGAAGATACAGATTCAGAAGTGATTCACCAAGTTGAAGAGGGAGATGCGATGCATGAAATTTTTATAGAAGATAGCTATCTTTCAAAAATTTCCGGCGTCAGGAAAGCGAATGTAAATAGCAATCATCATCAAGCGGTTGATGCTCTCGCTTCCGGATTAAAAGCCACGGCTCGAACTGCGGACGGACTTGTTGAAGCATTCGAATACTCGGACCAAAAATCAAATTTTATGATTGCTGTTCAGTGGCATCCTGAGAGAATGGATAGTTCAGACACTTTATCTGCGAGCATTGCGAAAGAATTTTTGCATCATTCCGAAAAATTCAGACAAGCGAAATCGCTTACAAAGTAA
- the lpxK gene encoding tetraacyldisaccharide 4'-kinase → MIKTLASKIYGMVVGSINKKHDENEPIYQCKVPVISVGNLTVGGTGKTPFVQMLTKFFLSKNLKVGIIGRGYKKDLKGEVIVGDGESILATADEGGDEMLLLAQTLKVPVIAHEKKYLAAKSMEEKFDVDLIIVDDGFQHRNLHRDIDILLLDRETVENPELIPKGKLREPLDSIERADVICLAGITDLDEEIMKFINPEKIIIKVKPINANPYELGNKVPLKFSKIKEIQELLLPFAGIAKPDRFFNMLEGMNYKFTSTKEFSDHHKYSESDIQKLISLATKSGTKFLATTEKDATKLSEFKDLLDSANITCYVFPIALTIWDGKNPFFKLLNSVIKVKK, encoded by the coding sequence ATGATTAAAACTTTAGCTTCAAAAATATATGGAATGGTTGTCGGCTCGATTAACAAAAAGCACGATGAAAACGAGCCGATTTATCAATGCAAAGTCCCGGTTATCAGCGTCGGTAATTTGACCGTCGGCGGCACCGGGAAGACTCCCTTTGTTCAGATGTTGACTAAATTTTTCCTAAGCAAAAATCTCAAAGTGGGAATCATTGGCAGAGGCTATAAAAAGGATTTGAAAGGCGAAGTCATCGTCGGCGACGGCGAAAGCATTCTCGCAACGGCTGATGAAGGTGGCGACGAAATGCTTTTGTTGGCACAAACGCTCAAAGTTCCGGTAATCGCCCATGAGAAAAAATATCTTGCTGCGAAAAGTATGGAAGAAAAATTTGACGTTGATTTGATTATTGTTGATGATGGTTTCCAACATCGTAATTTGCATCGCGATATTGATATTTTGTTGCTCGATAGGGAAACGGTCGAAAATCCCGAATTAATCCCCAAAGGGAAATTGCGTGAGCCATTGGATTCGATTGAACGCGCCGATGTTATTTGTCTCGCCGGAATTACGGATTTGGACGAGGAAATAATGAAATTTATCAATCCCGAAAAAATAATTATTAAAGTTAAGCCAATAAATGCTAATCCCTACGAACTTGGGAATAAAGTTCCTCTTAAATTTTCAAAAATCAAGGAAATCCAGGAATTGCTTCTTCCATTTGCCGGTATCGCCAAACCAGACCGATTCTTCAATATGTTAGAAGGCATGAACTACAAATTTACGAGCACTAAAGAATTTTCTGACCATCATAAATATAGTGAGTCAGATATTCAAAAATTAATTTCACTCGCTACAAAATCAGGTACAAAATTTTTGGCTACGACTGAAAAAGATGCAACTAAGTTAAGCGAATTCAAAGATTTATTAGATTCTGCAAACATCACTTGCTATGTATTTCCAATTGCGCTCACAATTTGGGACGGCAAGAATCCTTTTTTCAAATTATTAAACTCAGTCATCAAGGTCAAAAAATGA
- a CDS encoding DUF374 domain-containing protein — MTELKIKHRIFIKLVNLLSNTWRFHVNYNMPTKPAIILFWHGLMLPGWKFYERRDANALVSTSKDGEILTNLLQKWDYNILRGSSSRQGKEALEQMIEIAPKGFLLITPDGPRGPSQEMKAGAVVTSVKSQVPIYLCGIKIAKKITFKKSWDKFELPMPFSKIELTFDGPHLFPQSSSREEISSFIQDLNSKLLYLLK; from the coding sequence ATGACAGAATTGAAAATCAAACATAGAATTTTCATAAAACTCGTCAATTTGCTGAGCAATACTTGGCGATTTCATGTTAATTACAACATGCCCACAAAGCCGGCAATAATCCTTTTTTGGCATGGATTAATGCTGCCCGGTTGGAAATTCTACGAGCGCCGCGATGCAAATGCACTCGTCAGCACCAGCAAAGACGGGGAAATACTGACAAATTTGCTCCAAAAATGGGATTACAATATACTTCGTGGTTCGTCCTCGCGGCAGGGAAAGGAAGCCCTTGAGCAAATGATTGAAATCGCTCCCAAAGGCTTTCTGCTCATCACACCCGACGGTCCCAGAGGTCCTTCGCAAGAGATGAAAGCGGGTGCTGTCGTGACTTCCGTCAAATCGCAAGTGCCGATTTATCTATGCGGAATCAAAATTGCCAAGAAAATTACATTCAAAAAAAGTTGGGACAAATTTGAACTGCCCATGCCATTCAGCAAAATTGAACTCACTTTCGATGGTCCACATTTGTTTCCACAATCATCAAGCCGTGAAGAAATTTCATCTTTTATTCAGGATTTAAACTCAAAATTGTTATATTTACTGAAGTGA
- the lpxB gene encoding lipid-A-disaccharide synthase, whose translation MKRYFIIAGDPSGDSHGALLIREIRKIEPQSRFYGIGGSAMLAEGFDSIIPQSSVSVVGFWEVLKKYSFFKNLLNRCQAILLNDKPDAFIPIDYPGFNIRMAKYAKSINIPVIYYIAPQLWAWGKDRAKQLVGNVDKLLTVFPFETEFFARFGINTDFVGHPLLDNPDFENISQLERENKLAFFPGSREQEVVKHLNLFTKILQETGIQNEFPISVAKAKNVPNTVYDSFASQFKNINFESDSANLLRTAKAGFIKTGTSNLEACLAELPFAMYYKTSILSYVIAKNLVNLEHISIVNILTKRNTIREFVQNDIEPKTVAKHLRQLMTDDAARNAMIDEFREIRTYLGGPGASNRAAKIISEFK comes from the coding sequence TTGAAACGCTACTTCATAATTGCCGGTGACCCTTCAGGGGATTCACACGGTGCCTTGCTAATTCGCGAAATTCGTAAAATCGAACCCCAAAGCCGCTTTTATGGCATCGGTGGTTCGGCGATGCTCGCCGAAGGATTCGATTCCATCATACCTCAGAGCAGCGTGTCAGTTGTCGGATTCTGGGAAGTCCTGAAAAAATATTCATTCTTCAAAAATTTGCTCAATCGCTGCCAAGCAATTTTACTCAACGACAAACCCGATGCCTTCATTCCAATTGATTACCCGGGTTTCAATATCCGAATGGCAAAATACGCCAAATCAATAAATATTCCCGTAATTTATTACATCGCTCCGCAACTTTGGGCTTGGGGTAAAGACAGAGCAAAACAACTCGTTGGCAACGTTGACAAACTCCTTACAGTTTTTCCCTTCGAGACCGAATTTTTTGCGCGATTTGGCATTAATACCGATTTCGTAGGTCATCCATTGCTTGATAATCCCGATTTTGAGAATATTTCTCAGCTCGAAAGGGAAAATAAATTGGCTTTTTTTCCGGGAAGTCGGGAGCAAGAAGTGGTCAAACATTTGAATCTTTTCACGAAAATTTTACAAGAAACAGGTATTCAAAATGAATTTCCGATTTCAGTCGCAAAAGCTAAAAATGTCCCGAATACTGTTTATGATTCATTTGCTTCTCAATTTAAAAACATTAATTTCGAAAGTGATTCTGCAAATTTACTCAGAACCGCAAAAGCGGGTTTCATCAAAACCGGGACTTCAAATTTAGAGGCTTGCTTGGCTGAACTGCCTTTTGCGATGTACTACAAAACTTCAATTCTTTCGTATGTTATTGCCAAAAATCTTGTAAATTTGGAGCATATTTCAATAGTAAATATTTTGACCAAACGCAATACAATCCGAGAATTTGTCCAAAATGATATCGAACCCAAAACCGTCGCCAAGCACCTCCGGCAATTGATGACTGATGATGCTGCACGCAACGCAATGATTGATGAATTTAGAGAAATCAGAACCTATCTCGGCGGTCCGGGCGCATCGAATCGTGCAGCAAAAATCATAAGCGAATTCAAATGA